TGTATCTCCACCCCAAGCTTCGGACACTAATCCATGCTCGGTAAGCTCTTGCATAACACGGTCTGCGTTCGCAGCCTCTTTATCCATTTTATTAACGGCAACGATAATTGGAACCTCTGCAGCCTTCGCATGGTTAATCGCTTCAACTGTTTGAGGCATTACACCATCATCAGCAGCTACTACAAGGATTGTAATATCTGTGATTTTCGCACCACGTGCACGCATAGTTGTAAATGCAGCATGTCCCGGTGTATCAAGGAATGTAATCTTCTTCCCGTTTTCAACAACTTGGTATGCACCAATATGCTGGGTAATTCCCCCTGCTTCACCTTCTGTAACTTTTGTGTGACGAATGGAATCAAGCAATGTGGTTTTACCATGGTCAACGTGACCCATAATCGTAACTACTGAAGGTCTTTCTACAAGATCTTCAGGTGCATCTTCAGTAAAATAAACTTCAAGATCTGTTGTATCGATTTTAATTTCTTCCTCGACCTCAACCCCGTATTCACTGGCAATTAATTCAATTGCGTCTTTATCTAACACCTGATTAATTGTTGCCATTACTCCTAGTAAAAAGAGCTTCTTGATAATTTCGGAAGGTTCGCGGTAGATTTTTTTTGCAAGTTCGCCTACAGTAAGAGATTCACTAAAAGTAATTTTAGTTGGAAGTTCTTTTACCTTCTTTACCTGAGGCTGTGTTTGCTGAACCGGAGTATGATTCTTTTTCCGGTTGTTATTATTATTGCGATTTTGATTATTATTATTAAAAGGTTTTTTATTCCCTTTTCCAGCGCTAAAAACTTTATTTTCCTTAGATTGGAATTGTTGACTGTGCTTTTTGCTGTCAACTGCTTTCGGTGGTGATACCACTTTTACCTTGCTAGGAGTTGTAGTCTTTGCGTCGTCGTCCTCAAAAGCTTTTGGGCTTGTTTTACTTTGCACTTGTGGTTTAACTCCCTGCTGCTGTGGTTTCTGATTCTGGCGATTTTGCTGTTGCGGTCTAGCTTGCTTTTGTTGTGGTTTGCTTTCATTCTTGTTATAGGTTGCGTCAAGCTTTACAACCGCGGCATCCTCAATTGTTGCCATATGATTTGAAACCTCTATGTTCATTTCTTTTAATTTATTTATTACATCTTTACTTGAAATATTGTGTTTTTTTGCATACTCATAAACACGTATTTTACTCATATTTTCACCCCCGCTAAAATTAATCGAGCAACGTCATCAATTTCTTTGCAAATCCATCATCCAGTACAGCTACAACAACGCGGGCTTCCTTGCCAATCGCTTGGCCCAGAAGGTGGCGATCTTCCACTAGTTTATATGGAACTTCGTATGACTTACATTTATCTGTAATTTTCTTTGTCGTATTTGCAGATGCATCTGCCGATAATAAAACGAGCTTTGCTTTTCCGCTTCGAATCTCCTTAACAGAAAGCTCCTCGCCCGATATGATTTTCCGTGCTCGATTTGCTAAGCCAAGTAACGACATCCATGGATTTGTATTCATATGGACTGCCTATTATCCTTTTCTATCAATTCTAACAGTTCCTCGTATAAAGTCTCATTAATCGAAACTTCTAGATGATTAGATAGGATGTTTTTTTTCTTGGCTAGTAGGACCGCTTCCTTGTCCCTTGAAAGGTATGCACCTCTGCCCGACTTTTTCCCTGTCAAGTCGATAGATACATCCCCTTCTTTTGAGCGAACGATGCGAACGAGTTCTTTTTTCGGCTTCATTTCACCGGTTGCGACACACTTCCGCATAGGAACTTTTTTACGATTGTTCACGATCATTCACCTCACTTCTTATTCCTTTTCTTCTTCTTCATTAAAGACATGTACTTGATCATCAAAAAGCCGAATCATTTCTTCACGTGGATAAATTCCTATTTCACGTGCTTCTGTTTCTGATTTGATATCTATTTTCCAACCTGTTAATTTTGCAGCTAAACGGGCATTTTGTCCGCGCTTTCCAATTGCCAGTGAAAGTTGATAATCTGGTACAACTACAGTGGTTGCTTTTTCAGACTCATTCACCATTACATCTAATACTTTAGATGGGCTTAATGAATTTGCAACAAAGATGACAGGATTGTCGGACCATTTAACAATATCGATTTTTTCACCTTTTAATTCATTTACAACGGCTTGAACCCTTGTACCTTTTGGACCTACGCAAGAACCAACTGGGTCAACTTCATTGTTATCCGAATGAACAGAAATTTTAGAACGGTCGCCTGCTTCACGAGCAACTGATTTTATCTCAACTGTACCATCATATATTTCTGGAACTTCAATCTCGAACAATCTTTTTAGTAATCCAGGATGGGTACGAGATACGAAAATTTGAGGACCTTTCGTTGTCTTCTCAACCTTCGTAATAAAAACCTTTATTCGGTCATGTGGCTTATACCGCTCATTTGGCATTTGTTCATTAACAGGGAGAAGAGCCTCAATCTTTCCAAGACTTACATAAATAAACTTTGAATCAAGTCTTTGAACAATTCCGGTCATGATATCTTCTTCACGATCAATAAACTCAGAATAAATTATGCCTCTTTCAGCCTCTCTAACTCTTTGTGTAACCACTTGTTTTGCTGTTTGAGCTGCAATTCTTCCGAAGTCCTTAGGTGTTACTTCCATTTCCACTACATCTTCAACAGCATAATTAGGGTTAATGTTCCTGGCATCTGCTAATGATATTTCAAGACGAGGGTCGAACACTTCATCTACTACTTCTTTTCTGGCAAAAACACGCATGGAGCCTGTTCCCAGATTCAAGTCAATTCGAACATTTTGGGCTTGATTGAAATTGCGTCGATATGCCGAGATAAGTGCTGCTTCAATCGCATCGATTAATACATCTCTAGAAATGCCCTTTTCTCTTTCTAGTATGGTAAGAGCATCTAATAATTCGCTGCTCATTTGATCATATCCCCCTAACTTTCATATATATTTATCTTTTATTATGAAAAAATAACCGCTAGCCTTGCACTAGCCACTTTTTCAAAAGGAATCTCGATGATTTTTTTACGAGTTTTGATTTTGATTTCAACTTTTACTGTCTGCCCATCATAATCGAGTAACTTTCCTTCAAATCCTTTTTCACCGTCAATGGGCTCGTATGTTTTAATGAACACATTTTTACCAATTGCCTTTTCGAAGTCCTTCGCCTTTTTCAACGGTCTTTCTGCACCAGGAGAGGATACCTCAAGAAAATAATTTTGGGTTATCGGGTCAAGCTCATCGAGTTTTTCACTAAGTCGTTCACTGACAGTGCCACAGTCCTCAATATCAACACCGTTTTCTTTATCAATATATACGCGAAGAAACCAGTTTTTCCCTTCTTTGACAAACTCAATTTCCACCAATTCTAAATCTAATTCTTGTAAAATTGGCTGCGTTAGCTCTTCTACTACTTCCGTTACTTTGCTCATGTTTAACCTCCTTTACCGACATTTTCACCCATATTATACGTATTTCACGGAAAGTTTTATCAATAACTCTGTAAAATTATCCAATACAAAAACGAAAGAGCGGGTTTCCCCACTCTTTAACACGAGAGTATTTCTTAGTATTTCCAATAAAACTATACCATAACCAAATTTTATATGCAAACCGAAACGCATTAAATCAAGGTTATTACCATCTAGAATAGGGAAAGCTGATTTTGTTCTGGTAAGGCTCCAAGGCAACCTTGCTTGTCTAAATATTCTAGAATAGTTTTTGATACTTTACCACGTTGCTGTAGGTCTTCTTTCGATAGAAATTCTCCATCTTTTCTTGCCTTTACAATGTTATAAGCGGCATTCGTTCCGAGCCCTGGTATTGAATTAAATGGGGGGATTAAAGAATTTCCTTCAATAATAAACTCAGACGCGTCGGATTTATATAGATCATAGTTTTGGAAAGAAAAGCCCCTTTCCACCATTTCAAGGGCCAACTCGAGAACGGTTAATAGGTTTTTTTCCTTATTTGAGGCTTCAAGTCCTTTTGCATTGATTTCCTCAATTTTTGCCCGAATGGATTCAGAACCTCTTGTCATTACTTCCAAATCAAAATCTTCTGCACGAACGGTAAAATAGGCTGCATAGTATAAGAGCGGAAGATGTACCTTAAAATAGGCAATTCTAACTGCCATTAAAACATAAGCAGCTGCGTGGGCCTTAGGGAACATATATTTTATCTTTTTACAAGAATCAATATACCATTCCGGTACTTCATTACGGCGCATTTCCGCTTCCATGTCTTCAGAGAGACCTTTCCCTTTACGAACCGACTCCATGATTTTAAAAGCAAATGATGGTTCTAGTCCCTGATAAATAAGGTAGACCATGATATCATCACGACAACCGATAACTTCACTCAGATTACAGATGTTGTTATGAATTAATTCTTGCGCATTTCCCAGCCATACATCTGTTCCGTGTGACAGACCAGAAATTTGGACAAGTTCAGAGAACGTCGTTGGTTTTGTATCTTCAAGCATTTGGCGGACGAAACGTGTACCGAATTCAGGGATTCCAAGTGTACCTGTTTTACACATAATTTGCTGTTCGGTTACACCTAATGATTCGGTTCCACTAAAAATCTTCATCACTTCGGGATCATCAGTTGGAATCGTTTTTGGGTCCATTCCACTAAGATCCTGCAGCATTCTTATTACAGTCGGATCATCGTGCCCAAGTATATCAAGCTTTAAGACGTTATCGTGAATGGAATGGAAATCAAAATGGGTCGTTTTCCATTCAGAGTTTCTATCATCTGCAGGGAACTGTATTGGTGAAAAGTCATAGACATCCATGTAATCAGGAATAACGATAATACCACCTGGATGCTGACCAGTTGTTCTTTTTACACCGGTACAGCCGGAAGCAAGTCGTTCTATTTCTGCCCCGCGTAATTGTAAATTATTGTCCTGCTGATATGCTTTTACATATCCAAAAGCTGTTTTATCTGCAACTGTACCAATTGTACCTGCTCGGAAAACATTATCTTCTCCAAAAAGAACTTTCGTGTAGTTATGGGCACGCGGCTGATACTCCCCAGAGAAATTCAAATCGATATCGGGAACCTTGTCCCCTTTAAAACCAAGGAAGGTTTCAAACGGAATGTCATGTCCGTCTTTATGATATTTACTTCCACATTGCGGGCAATCCTTATCGGGTAAATCAAAGCCTGATCCCACAGAACCGTCATTGAAAAATTCCGAGTGCTTGCAGGCAGGACAGACGTAATGCGGAGGTAATGGATTTACCTCGGTAATTTCTGTCATTGTAGCAACCAATGAAGAACCTACAGAACCCCGTGAACCCACAAGGTACCCATCATCCAATGATTTTTTTACAAGCTTATGTGAAATCAAGTAGATTACGGCGAAACCATGGCCAATAATACTCTTTAATTCTTTTTCAAGGCGTGCCTCAACGATTTCAGGAAGAGGCTCTCCGTAAATCTTCTTCGCCATTGAATAACTCATTTCACGCATTTCTTCATCTGCGCCTTCAATTCTAGGCGTATATAAGTCGTCTTTAATTGGCTTAATGACATCAATCATATCCGCTATTTTGTTTGTATTGGTAATAACAATCTCTTTAGCCTTTTCGCCTCCAAGGAAAGAAAACGCAGCAAGCATTTCATTGGTGGTCCTGAAATGGACATCAGGCAGTTTGTGACGATTTAGCGGGTTAGCACCGCCCTGTGAGTTCACCAATATCTTACGGTAAATTTTATCGTTCTCATTTAGATAATGGACATTACCGGTGGCCACAACTGGTAGCCCCAATTTTTCACCAAGCTTGACGATATTACCAATTATATCTTCTAATGCTTTTTCATCACGAACTAGTTCCATTTCAATTAATGGAGCATTGACTTCCTTCGGCATAACCTCAAGATAGTCATAAAATTGTGCCGCCGCTTCCACTTCATCGGGAGATTTTTGCAT
This genomic stretch from Neobacillus niacini harbors:
- the infB gene encoding translation initiation factor IF-2; translation: MSKIRVYEYAKKHNISSKDVINKLKEMNIEVSNHMATIEDAAVVKLDATYNKNESKPQQKQARPQQQNRQNQKPQQQGVKPQVQSKTSPKAFEDDDAKTTTPSKVKVVSPPKAVDSKKHSQQFQSKENKVFSAGKGNKKPFNNNNQNRNNNNNRKKNHTPVQQTQPQVKKVKELPTKITFSESLTVGELAKKIYREPSEIIKKLFLLGVMATINQVLDKDAIELIASEYGVEVEEEIKIDTTDLEVYFTEDAPEDLVERPSVVTIMGHVDHGKTTLLDSIRHTKVTEGEAGGITQHIGAYQVVENGKKITFLDTPGHAAFTTMRARGAKITDITILVVAADDGVMPQTVEAINHAKAAEVPIIVAVNKMDKEAANADRVMQELTEHGLVSEAWGGDTIFVPLSAKTGEGIDNLLEMILLVSEVEEWKANPNRKAVGTVIEAQLDKGRGSVATLLVQNGTLKIGDPIVVGNTYGRVRAMVNDLGRRVKEAGPSTPVEITGLSDVPQAGDRFVVFDDEKTARQVGEARAQQALAAQRGEKSIVSLDNLFEQLKQGEMKDLNIILKADVQGSAEAVAASLQKIDVEGVNIKIIHSGAGAINESDITLASASNAIVIGFNVRPDVNAKRAAEQEKVDVRLHSIIYKVIEEIEAAMKGMLDPEFKEKVIGQAEIRQTFKVSKVGTIAGSYVTDGKITRDSGIRLIRNGVVIFEGNIDALKRFKDDAKEVSQGYECGITIKNFNDVKEGDIIEAYVMEEIERK
- a CDS encoding YlxQ family RNA-binding protein, whose product is MNTNPWMSLLGLANRARKIISGEELSVKEIRSGKAKLVLLSADASANTTKKITDKCKSYEVPYKLVEDRHLLGQAIGKEARVVVAVLDDGFAKKLMTLLD
- the rnpM gene encoding RNase P modulator RnpM, whose translation is MNNRKKVPMRKCVATGEMKPKKELVRIVRSKEGDVSIDLTGKKSGRGAYLSRDKEAVLLAKKKNILSNHLEVSINETLYEELLELIEKDNRQSI
- the nusA gene encoding transcription termination factor NusA, which translates into the protein MSSELLDALTILEREKGISRDVLIDAIEAALISAYRRNFNQAQNVRIDLNLGTGSMRVFARKEVVDEVFDPRLEISLADARNINPNYAVEDVVEMEVTPKDFGRIAAQTAKQVVTQRVREAERGIIYSEFIDREEDIMTGIVQRLDSKFIYVSLGKIEALLPVNEQMPNERYKPHDRIKVFITKVEKTTKGPQIFVSRTHPGLLKRLFEIEVPEIYDGTVEIKSVAREAGDRSKISVHSDNNEVDPVGSCVGPKGTRVQAVVNELKGEKIDIVKWSDNPVIFVANSLSPSKVLDVMVNESEKATTVVVPDYQLSLAIGKRGQNARLAAKLTGWKIDIKSETEAREIGIYPREEMIRLFDDQVHVFNEEEEKE
- the rimP gene encoding ribosome maturation factor RimP is translated as MSKVTEVVEELTQPILQELDLELVEIEFVKEGKNWFLRVYIDKENGVDIEDCGTVSERLSEKLDELDPITQNYFLEVSSPGAERPLKKAKDFEKAIGKNVFIKTYEPIDGEKGFEGKLLDYDGQTVKVEIKIKTRKKIIEIPFEKVASARLAVIFS
- a CDS encoding PolC-type DNA polymerase III, with protein sequence MSEHASGKKERFLLLLQQLELIEDAVVAQFQNAQIERFIVEKKARKWHFQFLLEKILPYSLYLRFTTQLERKFSNIANITYDLKVEDQSFQPELLLEYWNHSIQQIDGISPPMLKLLNEQVPAVSGNKLTISVRNDTEGMALKKKYGSMITTLYQSYGFPSLTLETDIKSEEKNDEYQQFLLAKQKEDQERGLMALADLQKKEAEKDASGVVSEGPLSIGLTIKDDSDLRSMIDIVDEERRVTVEGFIFDAETRELRSGRTLLTFKITDYTSSLMVKMFSRDKEDAALYQLIKKGMWVRVRGSIQNDTFVRDLVMIGNDINEIKPEGRKDTAPEDQKRVELHLHTPMSSMDAVTPVGALIAQAKKWGHKAIAVTDHAVAQSFPEAYGAGKKNDIKILYGVEVNLVDDGVPIAYNDAHRLIAEDTFVVFDVETTGLSAVYDTIIELAAVKIRDGEIIDRFESFANPHHRLSATTINLTGITDDMVQNAPEVGEVIQRFYDWVGDAVLVAHNASFDMGFLNVGYKNIGLEKAKNPVIDTLELGRFLYPEMKNHRLNTLAKKFDIELTQHHRAIYDAEATGYLLLKMLKDAAEKGIEYHDQFNDNMGKGNAYQRARPYHCTLLAQTEVGLKNLFKLVSISHIEYFYRVPRLPRSVLQKYREGILVGSGCNKGEVFEGMMQKSPDEVEAAAQFYDYLEVMPKEVNAPLIEMELVRDEKALEDIIGNIVKLGEKLGLPVVATGNVHYLNENDKIYRKILVNSQGGANPLNRHKLPDVHFRTTNEMLAAFSFLGGEKAKEIVITNTNKIADMIDVIKPIKDDLYTPRIEGADEEMREMSYSMAKKIYGEPLPEIVEARLEKELKSIIGHGFAVIYLISHKLVKKSLDDGYLVGSRGSVGSSLVATMTEITEVNPLPPHYVCPACKHSEFFNDGSVGSGFDLPDKDCPQCGSKYHKDGHDIPFETFLGFKGDKVPDIDLNFSGEYQPRAHNYTKVLFGEDNVFRAGTIGTVADKTAFGYVKAYQQDNNLQLRGAEIERLASGCTGVKRTTGQHPGGIIVIPDYMDVYDFSPIQFPADDRNSEWKTTHFDFHSIHDNVLKLDILGHDDPTVIRMLQDLSGMDPKTIPTDDPEVMKIFSGTESLGVTEQQIMCKTGTLGIPEFGTRFVRQMLEDTKPTTFSELVQISGLSHGTDVWLGNAQELIHNNICNLSEVIGCRDDIMVYLIYQGLEPSFAFKIMESVRKGKGLSEDMEAEMRRNEVPEWYIDSCKKIKYMFPKAHAAAYVLMAVRIAYFKVHLPLLYYAAYFTVRAEDFDLEVMTRGSESIRAKIEEINAKGLEASNKEKNLLTVLELALEMVERGFSFQNYDLYKSDASEFIIEGNSLIPPFNSIPGLGTNAAYNIVKARKDGEFLSKEDLQQRGKVSKTILEYLDKQGCLGALPEQNQLSLF